The Alkalihalobacillus sp. TS-13 genomic interval GTTACACGTGATACGGAGTTGATTGAGGAGCATATCCAAGTGTTGAAAGCATTTTCGATTAATGAGGTTGAAGTGAAGACGCAAAAATCTGCTTCTAAAAAACAAAAAGATGAAAATAAGACATCCAGCGCGACGAACACTACACAAAACACTGGTTTTCATTCACTTTATAAAAAAGCAGTCATCCAGTATAAAAAGCAGTTTGAAAATTGGCAAGCTGGTACAGCAGTTGATCTTTATCAGATTCGTCTAGAAATCGTTCCACTTCTTGAAATTGCATTAGACAAGCCGAAAACGATCCTATCACTGCATCACTTTTCTGAGGCTCAGGATTATATTTATCATCATGCGGTGTCTGTGGGGCTGATTTCATCATTTATAGCAAAGAAACTCTCCTATTCAAAAGGGGAGATCATCCAACTCGGATTAGGCGGTGCTCTTATTGATTGTGGAATGTCGAAAATCCAGCCAAAGATCTTTTATAAAAAGGATAACCTTACGCAATCCGAATACGAGGAAGTGAAACAACATCCGATTCTCGGCTATAAAATGTTGAAAAGCCTCACAGGAATAAAAGAAAGTGTCCTACTGAGTGTATTACAGCATCACGAACGCGAAGACGGAAGCGGTTATCCATTAGGGACAAAAGGAAGTCAATTGAATCAATACAGCCGCATTGCGGCCATTGCTGATGTTTTCCATGCCATGACCTCTGAACGGCTTTACCGGGCTAAACAATCTCCATTCAAAGTACTCGAACAAATGCAAATGGATCATTTCGGGAAATTCGATCCGAAGATCTTGAACATTCTAGTAAATGAACTAACTGCATTTTCGGTAGGAACCAAAGTTGAACTTACGAACG includes:
- a CDS encoding HD-GYP domain-containing protein, whose amino-acid sequence is MKVLVHNLNPGEVLTNDVFSLTSRPIVTRDTELIEEHIQVLKAFSINEVEVKTQKSASKKQKDENKTSSATNTTQNTGFHSLYKKAVIQYKKQFENWQAGTAVDLYQIRLEIVPLLEIALDKPKTILSLHHFSEAQDYIYHHAVSVGLISSFIAKKLSYSKGEIIQLGLGGALIDCGMSKIQPKIFYKKDNLTQSEYEEVKQHPILGYKMLKSLTGIKESVLLSVLQHHEREDGSGYPLGTKGSQLNQYSRIAAIADVFHAMTSERLYRAKQSPFKVLEQMQMDHFGKFDPKILNILVNELTAFSVGTKVELTNGQVGEIVFIDPQSHTRPMVKIDGADEIIALTKRTDLYIETILT